The Streptosporangiales bacterium region CGCTCACTGGACGGCGACGTGCCGAGCAACATCAAGTTCGCACATGAGGAGTTCCAGAGCAGGCTCCGCGACGCGCCTTCCCGCGAGTACGACGACGGCTGCACAGGAGTGGGGCTCGGCCTCATGCTGCTCGGCGCGGGTGCGCAGCCGACCAGCACCTCCAGGGTCACCGTGCATGCCGACGACTCGGTGACCGTCGCGACCGGGACCTCCGAGATGGGGCAGGGCAGCGAGACGGTGCTCGCGCAGATTGCCGCGGAGGAGCTGGGTGTGCCGTACGACCGGGTCCGGGTGCAGCGCGCGGACACGGCGTTGGCGCCTTTCGACCGGTCGACCGGTGCGAGCCGCAGCACGACATTGCAGGGACGCGCCCTCATCGAGGCGTGCAAGGACGTCCGCACTCGGCTGATGGCGATGGCGACGGCCGTCGCCGATGGCAGCCAGGTGGAGGAGGTATGCGACCTCGGTGGCGTCGTGATTGCTGGCGAGTTCCACACGTGGGGTCAGCTGCTGCACCGGTACTTCGAGATCGGTGACTGTGAAGCCGTAGGCGGGGGCCACGTCCGTCGCGCGGGCGACCTCGAGCAGCTGCCGGTGTTCTGGGAGAGCAGCATCGTGGCGGTCCGAGTGGTCGTGGATAGGGACACCGGCGCTGTGCGGGTGAGCGACCTCAGCGCCGTCGCCGACGTGGGGAAGGCGATCAACCCCGCCATGGTGGAGGGCCAGGATCTAGGCGCCGCCGTACAGGGCTTGGGACCCGCGTTGTTCGAGGAGCTGACCTACGACGGTGAGGAGCTCGCGAACGGCAGCCCGCTGCTTTACCGCATCCCACGATTCAAGGACGTACCGGAACGCATGTCCTCGAGCCTCATCGAGAACGGTGACGGTGTCGGCCCGTACGGCGCCAAGGGCGCGGGCGAGGGCGCGATCTCGGCCACGGCCCCTGCATTGGCGTCGGCCGTCTCCGCCGCGATCGGGAAGGAGCGGATTCGGAGGTTACCTCTCACGCCGGAACGAGTGTGGCGCTCAATGCAGGGTCTGGACGACTACGTCTCGACATGACGACATCTGATGATGGGAACACGATGACCGACTACTCCTACGGAGTCCTCCTACCGCACTTCGGCTCCCACGCCAACAGGGACGCGCTCCTCGACGGCGCGCAGTCGATCGAGCGGTATGGTTTCGACAGCGTATGGGTTCGTGACCACGTGGTGTTCCACCCGCACGCGCACGAGGACCAGAACCGCACGCACATCGACCCGTTCGTCGTCATGAGCGCAATCGCTGCGACAACCAAGCGAATCGTGCTCGGGTTCGGCACGTTGATACCGCACCGCCACCCGATCCACGCGGCGCTGCTGCTCGGCTCGCTCGAGTTCATCGCGGGCCCCGGGCGCGTTCTCGCGGCTTGGGGCATCGGCGGGGCGCCGGCGGAGTTCGACGCGATCGGCATGGCCGGGTGGGACCGGCGTGAGGTTCTGGAGGAGCAGGTCGGCATCATGCGCCGGCTCTGGGCGGGCGAGACGGTCGACCACAGCGGCAAGTACTACGAGTTCAGGGATGTGGCGATCCAACCGCTGCCTGCCGGCGCCAACCTCCCGCTGTGGTATGGCGGCACGAGCAAGGCTGCGGTACGGCGGGCCGTCGAGTACTGCGACGGCTGGATCCCGGGTCGAACACCGCGCCGCGACTACAAGGTGCTCGTCGAGCGGATGCGGCACTTGGCCGATAAGGCGCGTAAGGCACTCCCGCGCACGGGTACGATCCCGCTCGTCAGCCCGGCCAAGACGGTGGAGCTGGGTGCCAAGTATGCCGACATCGACGCACTCTCGGAGGAGATGCGGCACTTCGGCTTCCTGACCCCACCGAGCGGCGGGTTCGCGACCACCGGCGACTTCGACGGCGCCCTCATGTCCGGTCCGCCGGATGTGATCGTGGAGGAGGTGCGCAGGCATCAGGCCGCCGGAGCGGAGCACATGGTCTTCGACCTGCGCCAGCGCTTCGGCGAATGGGAGGATTGCCTGGCGGTCCTCGGCGAGGAGGTCCTTCCGGAGCTGCACTGTGGCGACGGTAGAAGCTAACCGCGAACCGGTGCGGGACGCGCGGCCAGGAGTGCTGACCGGCCACCTCGCCCTGGTGACCGGAGCGGCCGGAGGGATCGGCCAGGCGCTGGCCGAAGCGTACGCTAACGCGGGTGCGAACCTCATCCTGCTGGGTCGCGACCTGACGAAGCTGCGCGCCATGGCACGACGGCCGGTCTTCGCGAAACGGCGGGTAACCACAGTGGCGCTTGATGTGTCCGCCGTGCACTCCGTCGAAGTCCTCCGCTCCGCGCTGAGATCCGCCGACGATCGCTATCCAGACATCTTGATAAACAATGCCGGCATCGGACAGGGCGCTGGACCTCGACCGGTGCGGTCGGTACTGGACGTGACGCCGGAGTTCTGGGACCGGATGTTCGACACCGACGTCCGCGGGCCGCTGCTACTGATGCAGGCGCTGATCCCGGAGATGGTCCGCGCCGGGACAGGCAGCATCCTCAATATCACCTCCAGGCTGGCCTACCGGTCCGTCCCGGGGACGGCACCGTACGGGCCGGCGAAGGCGGCGATGGACCAGTTGACCCGCGTCGTCGCCAAGGAGCTCGAACACACTGGTGTCCGTGCGAACCTGCTGCATCCCGGCGGGCCGATCCGGACGGGGATCTTCAGCGAGGCATGGCCGGTACCCGCAGGCAGCGTGGTCGCCGATCCGGCGATCATGGGCCCGCCGGCGGTGTGGCTGGCTACCCCGGCGGCGGCCGGTGTCTCCGGCAAGACGATAGACGCTCGAACGTGGCAGCACTTCGCAGACGGGAGGCGACCATGACTGCGCTCAAGAGGCTCGTCGGCGCGAAGGCCAGCGATGACACCTCGGGCCTGGTAACCACGCCCGAGCGACCCAGCGTGCTGCGCCGCGCGCACCGCGTCCTTCGCTCTCACTCGTGGATCGTGACGATCGCGTCCCTGGTCGTGACGTTCGCCATCTGGGAGTGGTACGGGCGGGGCGTCGACCCGATCTTCTTCTCCTATCCGACGGCCATTGTCCGGGCCATCCCCGGGATGATCTCGTCCGGCGTCTTGGTGGATGCGATCATCACCAGCTGCCAGTCGCTGTTCATCGGGTTGGTCGGCGCCATCGTCCTCGGCATCCTGATCGGCCTGGTCACCGGCCGGTACCGCCTCGCCGATGCTGCGCTGAACGCTCAGATCACGGCGCTGTACTCCACGCCGACGGTGGCGCTGATCCCGCTGCTGATCCTGTGGTTCGGACTGGGCCTGGAGGCGAAGGCAATTATCGTCTTCTTGTCGGCGGTTTTCCCGATCATCATCAACACCCATGGCGGCACCGCGAACGTCCAGGGGAGCCTGGTCGAGGTCGGTCTGGTCGAGGGTGCCAACGAACGTCAGATCTTCACCAAGATCATTGTTCCCGGTGCCCTGCCGTACATCATGACCGGTATCAGGCTGTCCGTCGGCCGAGCTGTGGTGGGCATGGTTGTCGCCGAGATGTTCACGGCGATCGGTGGGCTCGGCGGGCGCATCATCACCTACGGCAACTCGTTCGCAACCGACAAACTGCTGGTTGTGGTCATGGTGCTGGCGCTGCTCGGAGTTGCCCTGACCGAGGCGACCAGGCGGTTGGAGATGCTCTTCGCGCCGTGGCGCGTGCAGCTCAAGGACTCCTGACGATGCGCACGGAGACGGTGCGGTTCCACAGCGAGGGCCTGGCGCTAAGTGGGCGGCTGCACGTGCCCGACGGCGACGGCGCCCACCCGGTAGTCGTCCAGGGCTGCGGCTGGATGGAGGCATGCTGCTCGGACGTGAGTGAACCGTTCCACCGCGGTCTGGTGGCGGGCGGCTATGCGGTGTTGCAGTTCGACAACCGCGGTTGGGGAGACAGCGAAGGGGAGCGATCGCGGATCGAGCCGTACGATCAGGTCACCGACCTGGTCAACGCTGTCCGTTACGTCACGACACGATCCGACCTGGATCCGGGCAGGGTCGGGATCTTCGGTCTCGGTGGAACGGGTGCGGGTAACGCCGTCTATGCGGCGGCGGAGTGCCCAGAGGTCAGGTGCATCGTCCTGCAGAACGTCGTCGCCACGGGGGTGGAGTGGTTCCGGCGGATGCGTCGCGAGTATGAGTGGCTCGAGTTCAAGGAGCGCGTGGCAACCAACCGGGTACGGGCCGCCTGCGGTGGCGAGGACGAGTTGGTCGACCCCACCGAGGATCTCATGGTGGGGACGCCCGCGCGCCGAGCTGCAGGCATGCCCACATACGGCAGACAGTTCGCGCTCTCGTCGGCCGAGTCGCTCATGGCGTTCCGACCGATCGACGCGGTCGCGCGCGTCAGCCCGAAGGCTCTGCTCATCGCCTGTATCGAAGACGACCCGGTGACCCCGATCGGGCATGCGTTGACGATGTACGAGGCGGCCGGCCCGCCGAAGTGCCTCGTCCGGCAGAGCGGTGTCAGCACGTACGAGGCCTACACCGTGAACTACGACCGGCTCATGCGGAGCTTCCTCGACTGGTACGGCAGGTACCTGGGATGACGCCACCCGTGCCGCCATAGCGGGAACATCGGCAAGGTCCAGGCAATGGCAGAGGAGTGATCAGGTATGCATCATTCGCTGGAGAGACGCCTCGAGCTTGTCGCCCCAGTGGAGAGGGTGTGGGCGACGGTGACCGATGTCGAGCGCCTCGTGTCATGGATATCGGTACTGCACTCGGCGCGCGAGCTCGAAAGGCTGTCGAGCTACACGGCGACGCTGGAAGACAGGCTCGGCCCCTTCCGGTTGCGCGCGGATCTGGACGTGCGGGTCACCGACGTGGTCGAGCCGCGGACGATCACCATTCGAGCGGACGGCGAGGACCGACAAGTGGGTTCGCGCATCGCGGTCGCTGGCACCCTCAAACTGTCCGAGATGGAGCACATGACTTTGCTGGCCATCATCGGCGAGTACGAAATCACCGGAAAGGCGGCCTCGTTGGGATCGTCGAGCATACGCAAGAAGGCGAACATGATCGTGGCGGAGTTCTGCGCACGGGCAGCCGCCGAGCTGGACGGTGCGAGCCCGGGAACGGCGACGCGCACGGATGGGAGGACTTGATGCGTGACGGGGCATATCGCGTGGTGCATCCACGCGGTGTGGGCAAGGAGCCCGGCGCGTGGAGCCACGCGCTCAGCGTCGATCTCTCGGCCGTGTCGCGACTGGTCTTCATTGCCGGTCAGACCGCGTTGAACGAGCGCGGCGGGTTCGACGACGTAGGTGACTTGCGGCAGCAGTTCGACAGGGTCTACGACAACATGGAACAGGTGCTCGCGGCCAGTGGCGCAACGTTCACCGACGTCCTCGCGTTCCGTACCTTCCTTGCCAAGCAGGCCGATCCGGGCACCTTCCGAGAGATGCGCAATGAGCGGCACCGGCTGATATACCCCGACGGGAACGCCCCACCCAACACATTGGTCGTGTGCGACCGACTGGCGGAGCCGCAGATTCTCCTCGAGATCGAAGCCGTTGCCGCAATCTGACCGGCCCGCCTGCGACGACGACCGGAATGCGCGTGAGAAGCATCTGCACGCGACCGAACAGTGTGGGGCGGGAAGTTGTGTGGCGGTTGGTGAGAGCTGCGTGGCCGGCACAGCTGAAGCTGCGCTGGTTGGTTGCGTTCCTTCTGGTGGCCCTCGCCATGCGGCCGGCCATCTCGGGTGTTCCTGCGGTGCTCGTCCTCATCGACCGGGACGGGGTGCTCACGGCGACGACGGCAGGAGTTCTGGTCGCTCTACCAGTCCTCTGCTTCGCACTGGCGGCGCCTGCTGGTGCGGTACTTGCGCGCACGCTGAGCCTGCGTTGGGCGTTGTTGCTGTGTCTGGTCGCGATGTCGGTTGGTGCCGGCATGCGGGTCGGGATCAGTTCGGTCTGGTTGTGGGTCGGAACGCTGGTGCTGGCGGTGGCCGTTGCGTTCGGCAACGTGCTGATGCCCGCGGTCATCAGGGCTACGTT contains the following coding sequences:
- a CDS encoding SDR family NAD(P)-dependent oxidoreductase; translation: MRPPERSTWSSTCASASANGRIAWRSSARRSFRSCTVATVEANREPVRDARPGVLTGHLALVTGAAGGIGQALAEAYANAGANLILLGRDLTKLRAMARRPVFAKRRVTTVALDVSAVHSVEVLRSALRSADDRYPDILINNAGIGQGAGPRPVRSVLDVTPEFWDRMFDTDVRGPLLLMQALIPEMVRAGTGSILNITSRLAYRSVPGTAPYGPAKAAMDQLTRVVAKELEHTGVRANLLHPGGPIRTGIFSEAWPVPAGSVVADPAIMGPPAVWLATPAAAGVSGKTIDARTWQHFADGRRP
- a CDS encoding LLM class flavin-dependent oxidoreductase, which encodes MTTSDDGNTMTDYSYGVLLPHFGSHANRDALLDGAQSIERYGFDSVWVRDHVVFHPHAHEDQNRTHIDPFVVMSAIAATTKRIVLGFGTLIPHRHPIHAALLLGSLEFIAGPGRVLAAWGIGGAPAEFDAIGMAGWDRREVLEEQVGIMRRLWAGETVDHSGKYYEFRDVAIQPLPAGANLPLWYGGTSKAAVRRAVEYCDGWIPGRTPRRDYKVLVERMRHLADKARKALPRTGTIPLVSPAKTVELGAKYADIDALSEEMRHFGFLTPPSGGFATTGDFDGALMSGPPDVIVEEVRRHQAAGAEHMVFDLRQRFGEWEDCLAVLGEEVLPELHCGDGRS
- a CDS encoding peptidase S15, producing MRTETVRFHSEGLALSGRLHVPDGDGAHPVVVQGCGWMEACCSDVSEPFHRGLVAGGYAVLQFDNRGWGDSEGERSRIEPYDQVTDLVNAVRYVTTRSDLDPGRVGIFGLGGTGAGNAVYAAAECPEVRCIVLQNVVATGVEWFRRMRREYEWLEFKERVATNRVRAACGGEDELVDPTEDLMVGTPARRAAGMPTYGRQFALSSAESLMAFRPIDAVARVSPKALLIACIEDDPVTPIGHALTMYEAAGPPKCLVRQSGVSTYEAYTVNYDRLMRSFLDWYGRYLG
- a CDS encoding ABC transporter permease subunit translates to MAGTRRQRGRRSGDHGPAGGVAGYPGGGRCLRQDDRRSNVAALRRREATMTALKRLVGAKASDDTSGLVTTPERPSVLRRAHRVLRSHSWIVTIASLVVTFAIWEWYGRGVDPIFFSYPTAIVRAIPGMISSGVLVDAIITSCQSLFIGLVGAIVLGILIGLVTGRYRLADAALNAQITALYSTPTVALIPLLILWFGLGLEAKAIIVFLSAVFPIIINTHGGTANVQGSLVEVGLVEGANERQIFTKIIVPGALPYIMTGIRLSVGRAVVGMVVAEMFTAIGGLGGRIITYGNSFATDKLLVVVMVLALLGVALTEATRRLEMLFAPWRVQLKDS